DNA from Candidatus Nitrospira nitrificans:
TTCGGATTTCCTCTGCGCGACTTCAGTAAACCGGGGACAGAACTGACCGTGGAATTCGAAGGCAGCAGATATCCGGCCACCATCCAGACCCTGCCCTTCTACACCAAACAGTAATCCATACCTCCCAACGACACATGCCCGCTGATGCCCAAGAAGACAGTACGCAAACCTCTCCCTATCAGGCGGCGGGGGAACTTGCGGGAATCACTCGCTTGGTGGACGAATTTTACGTCAATATGGATGCCTTGCCTGAAGCTGAAACCATCAGACACATGCACCCACACGATTTAACCGAATCCCGCAAGAAACTCACCTATTTCCTGTGTGGCTGGCTCGGAGGTCCTAAGCTATTTCAGCAGCACTATGGGCCGATCAGCATCCCAGGTTTTCACAGACAATTCCCCATCGGGTACGAAGAACGGGATGCCTGGCTGCTCTGCATGCAACGAGCCATCGCCGTCCAACCGTATAGTGACCAATTCAAGGACTACCTCTTAGCCGCACTCAGCATCCCAGCCGAACGAGTCCGGGAAGCGAACACAGGGGAATTCTAGGGCGACGCCCCTGGTTCTCCCTGACCGGCCGTTACGTTTAGATACATCTCTGAATCCTCCCGGATACAGGACCTTGAGCTTCATAAGGTCAGCGTGAGAAACCGTTATCCTTCAAAATCAATGCGATCGACGAAAACTCGCCCCATCTTGTTCAGTCGTTCACATGGCATTCTCCTTGCTGTAGCTGAAAGGGGAACGCGTCGGATCATTATTCACGGAATCCAACCGACTCGGGTAAGCCTCACAGACGTTGCGAAAGCCGCAGACCTACGAGAGAGGAATAGGCGGCCAGGGAATCCGCGTTATAAGGTGAGCGCTGGTTCTAACGGTTCACACGATGCATTTCATCTCACACAGTTCCGCACAGCCTGGATTCATCACTTCGATCGCGTCGGAACTGAACTCGATCGGTTGCGAAGCCTGGATCGACGTGGACCGGTTTTCTGCAGGAAAACAATCGCTGCCGGCGGTCGTGGAACCCAGCGTCTCTCAAGGTTCTCTGACGAAATCGTTCGCCGGCCTATGCAGGAAGCTTCGGAGAACTTTTCCTGAAGGTCTCGACTAATCACACCGGTCATTCCATCCCTCTGCCCGCGTCTTTGCTCAGGATTTGTGCCTGACCTACCGCAAACGTGTCCTCGCAATTGATCCGAGACGAAGCTATCCCGCCCAACAAATTCCATGGTGAGCATCTGAAATCGCGGATGTGTCGTCCGTTCATGTTGCTCCATCCTGCGACAATAGACGACCATGCAAACGATTGCAGTAACAGTTGGGCAGAGCCGCCTCGCCATACAGTCACCGGATAACGGTACGGAGGCTCCCAATGAGCGCGAATATTAGTCCACAGCCCTGATTTACTTCAGCTATCAGCAGCCGGAGTCACCCAAGACAGCGACATCTGGAAAGTCGAGAAAAAGAACGGTGCCTGGCAGAAACCGGAGAGCCTATGGCCACATATCAATTCGCCCTACCGCGACCATATTCACTGGACCAGGCTGTCAAAAGGAGGGAAGCGCCTCATTATCACCAGTACGCGTCCGGACATGGGACCGCGGGGCGGACATGACGAGTGGATTTCCTGCCAGAATCCAAAGGGCGAATGGCAAGAGCCGCTGAATCTCGGCGATACGATCAATACAAGCGGCGAAGACATGTGCTGGACCTTACGCCCGACGGCAAGACGTTCACGGGTAGCTCAGGACCTCGGGATTCGTACAATCACGATATGCTGTGGCTTCACAACGACAATGTTCCGTTACTCAAGAATTTTGAGCCGATCGGGCCACCACCCACCTTGCTCGTCACCCGTGAAGTGCCGCCTCGCGCAACAAAGTGATCGCGAACTCGGACTCAGAACAGGAGAGCGCCTCGCAACGACGCTCTCGTGTTGCTGCAAATTCAGCGCTCCGGATTCCGTGCCGCCGTGACCGCCGAGGCGAACTTCAGCAGGCTCTCCCGTTCTTCGTCATCCAAGGCCAACAATAGATGCGCTTCCTCGCCATGCATCAGGCGCAGGCTTAAGAAGGGCTCTTCACGGCGTTTTTCCTTGTTGTCCCACATCGCGTCGATCAGCTGCACCTTATCCAATTGAGCGACCGACACCACGTCGTACCGAAAATAGGAATCGCCGATGACGATGTCGAACACAACGTTTCCCGCCGTCAGCAACGCCACATTGAAGCGACCTTGCTCTTCGTACCCTTCCGGCAAAAATCTATTCACGTGGCAGAGCGAAACCTTTCGGTCACCCAATGCCTGGCGAAATTTTTCTCTCAACGCGTCGTAATCAATCTGCAGGGCCTTTTCATCCGGCCCGGTTGCAGCTACGGCCGCCGCTTCCGCTTTCGAGAAAATATCATCGGCGGACATCAATCCTGACATGACGTGTGCTCCCCTCTCTCGTTGAAGTGGATCTGACCAATGACATCGAGAGCCGTACGGTAACCGGCCATCCGCGGCAATTGCAAGGGGCCAGCGCGGGCGGGAGGGCCTTACGGCCTCGCCGGCACGACGTGAGAAAATCGCTTAGTACCTGCCTCGTCCAGCACCGTCACTTCAAGCGCGTCCTTCGTGACATGGATCAGGCCGAAGTTCTGGTATCCCGACTCGTTTACTAATTGCACGGGATGCAGTTCATCGCTGGCAGCAGTAAGCCTTCCCGGCCTTGCCGAGAGTGGACCTACCATATACTCATGAAAATCGATGACCCCATCCTGATTAGGATCATAGGCGTTGCCTTGAACCCAATGTACATCCCCGGCCAGAAACACCACGTTCTTGATCGTGTGTCCGAGAATGGCATCGACAATCACCTGCCGCTCTCTTCCAAAGCCGGTGCCGCTTGGCTCATGTCCCCACCCATCATTGCCCAGGCCACCTTTCTCAACCGACAGTGGAACGGAAGTGGCGATGACTTTCCAAGTTGCCGTAGAGGCGCGGAGTCCGTCGAGCAGCCATTTCAATTGCGCCTCCCCCAGCATCGTTTTGAACGGGCCGTCTTTATCCTCATTGCGGCTTCGATATTGCCTGGTATCCAATATGAAAAGCTCGAGATCGGCCCCGTATCGAATACTCCGATACATGCGATGAGGATCCTCCGCGGGAGAGGCGATCGGCCAATATTCGCGCAATGCCTGACGGCCTGCCGACATCTGTTCATCGAACGGTCCCGCGAAATTGTCGCGGACCTCGTGATCATCCCAGATCACATAAACCGGAATTGTTCTTAAAAATCGCCGGAGCGCCTCTGCGCCGCGCTGATAACGGTGCCGCGCTCGATAGGTCTGCAGCGTGGTGGCTTTGAAATCAGCGCCCGGCTCGTTCGGCGGCGAAGGACAAGGATTGTCGCCATAGATCGTATCGCCTAGAAATAAAAAGAAGTCGGGATTGTGTCGCTGGATCACATCGAAGATGGGATAGCCGCCCGCTCCCTGCCGGCATCGTCCCTGACCGCCGAGGTCGCCGCTCCAAGCGAACGTGACCGCGGCGGAGATCTTCTCATCCGGCAAGGTGATGAATTCGCAGGACCTTCTTCGTTTTCCGGTCCGCCACTATCTTGAGGACCCCTCTGGTCTCCCGGACCGCCCCAGCTCTGGGAACGAGGGACATCGGAATAATGCGACAATCGCACTCGTACCCGCGAGCCGCCCTTGGCCGCCGGACTCGCAGGGAGCTGCCGTGTGGTTTGGTCGGCAGAACCGATCAGGACATGATAGCGATAGCGTGTGGCAGGGCTCAGACCTTCCAGTGGAATGGTCAGGGTATAGTCCGTCTCCTCGGTCGTCGTGATGAACGACGTTCTCGACACCGGGGCCACCGCCGTCGCAAGCTTCGAGGCCTGTTTCCATCGCGCGACCGTGGCCCACTCAACCTGCACTGAAGCGGGACCATCGGTTCGCAGCCAGAGCAATGCGCCTTGCGAACTGACATCGCCGACCGCAACACCGTGAGACAAGATATCCGAACCCACGAAGAAC
Protein-coding regions in this window:
- a CDS encoding alkaline phosphatase D family protein; protein product: MPDEKISAAVTFAWSGDLGGQGRCRQGAGGYPIFDVIQRHNPDFFLFLGDTIYGDNPCPSPPNEPGADFKATTLQTYRARHRYQRGAEALRRFLRTIPVYVIWDDHEVRDNFAGPFDEQMSAGRQALREYWPIASPAEDPHRMYRSIRYGADLELFILDTRQYRSRNEDKDGPFKTMLGEAQLKWLLDGLRASTATWKVIATSVPLSVEKGGLGNDGWGHEPSGTGFGRERQVIVDAILGHTIKNVVFLAGDVHWVQGNAYDPNQDGVIDFHEYMVGPLSARPGRLTAASDELHPVQLVNESGYQNFGLIHVTKDALEVTVLDEAGTKRFSHVVPARP
- a CDS encoding group II truncated hemoglobin; the encoded protein is MPADAQEDSTQTSPYQAAGELAGITRLVDEFYVNMDALPEAETIRHMHPHDLTESRKKLTYFLCGWLGGPKLFQQHYGPISIPGFHRQFPIGYEERDAWLLCMQRAIAVQPYSDQFKDYLLAALSIPAERVREANTGEF
- a CDS encoding PhoD-like phosphatase N-terminal domain-containing protein, which encodes MGSDILSHGVAVGDVSSQGALLWLRTDGPASVQVEWATVARWKQASKLATAVAPVSRTSFITTTEETDYTLTIPLEGLSPATRYRYHVLIGSADQTTRQLPASPAAKGGSRVRVRLSHYSDVPRSQSWGGPGDQRGPQDSGGPENEEGPANSSPCRMRRSPPRSRSLGAATSAVRDDAGRERAAIPSSM